The following are encoded together in the Pseudidiomarina andamanensis genome:
- a CDS encoding M48 family metallopeptidase: protein MSLIYQINRSKKRRNLALKVAQGKLEVQAPWHMSEAIIADFVQQKHEWISKHLNRQQQRLESLTPREWQSGERLRWLGQPLKLKVAVATRKTAERYGSELFVTTTARSNQEYEPKRTVINWYKSEALTWLDAFFASWPSSHELNPAGWSVGDFTSKWGHCTRKRELRFTWKLWLAPEWVVRNVVIHELCHLREFNHSKAFWQLVASHSPDYEEAEQWLRQHGVTVLNNHYLDYSDD, encoded by the coding sequence ATGAGCCTTATCTACCAAATCAATCGCAGTAAAAAACGACGCAACTTGGCTTTGAAGGTTGCGCAAGGAAAATTGGAAGTACAGGCTCCTTGGCATATGTCAGAGGCGATCATTGCCGATTTCGTGCAACAAAAGCATGAGTGGATTTCGAAGCATCTAAACCGCCAGCAGCAGCGGCTTGAAAGCTTAACGCCTCGTGAATGGCAGTCGGGCGAACGCTTGCGCTGGCTTGGACAACCGCTAAAACTCAAAGTAGCCGTCGCCACGAGGAAAACTGCGGAACGCTATGGCAGTGAGTTGTTTGTAACCACTACGGCGCGGAGTAATCAGGAATACGAACCCAAACGTACCGTAATTAATTGGTATAAATCGGAAGCGTTAACATGGCTTGATGCTTTTTTTGCGTCGTGGCCAAGCTCGCACGAGTTGAATCCCGCGGGCTGGTCGGTAGGTGACTTCACCAGTAAATGGGGGCATTGCACACGTAAACGCGAATTGCGTTTTACCTGGAAGCTATGGCTTGCGCCAGAATGGGTTGTACGCAATGTGGTAATTCATGAGCTTTGCCATTTGCGTGAATTTAATCATAGTAAAGCGTTTTGGCAACTGGTGGCGAGTCACTCGCCGGATTATGAAGAGGCAGAGCAATGGTTGCGTCAGCACGGCGTGACCGTGCTGAACAACCACTATTTAGACTACAGTGACGATTAA
- the gorA gene encoding glutathione-disulfide reductase — protein sequence MTRHYDYLAIGAGSGGIASANRAAIRGAKAAVIEAKAVGGTCVNVGCVPKKVMWYGAHIAEAIKYSSAYGFDIEQKGFDWSTLVKNREAYIERIHGGYKRGFESNGVEYIEGFARFVDSRTVEVNGERITADHITIAVGGRAIIPDVPGAEYGIDSDGFFALNERPNKAVVIGAGYIAVEIAGVLHALGTDAHLLVRGDRPLRYFDHDITNALLERLKQDGPQLHTGCVVERVEKNDDGLLTIHCDNGESIEGVDCLVWAIGREPATDKINLEAAGVTADAHGFIRTDKYQNTNVKGIYAVGDITGEAQLTPVAIKAGRLLAERLFNKDMPDAHMDYSQIPTIVFSHPTIGTVGLTEAEAREVHGDNVTVYRSQFAAMYNAVTPHRALSTFKLVCVGPEERVIGLHGIGEGMDEILQGFAVAMKMGATKADFDATVALHPTSAEEFVTLR from the coding sequence ATGACCCGACATTATGATTATCTTGCCATTGGCGCCGGTAGCGGCGGCATTGCATCAGCTAACCGAGCAGCAATTCGCGGTGCTAAAGCAGCCGTTATCGAAGCCAAAGCGGTGGGCGGAACTTGTGTTAACGTTGGTTGCGTTCCGAAAAAGGTCATGTGGTATGGCGCACATATTGCCGAAGCCATTAAATATAGCTCGGCTTACGGCTTTGATATTGAACAAAAAGGTTTTGATTGGAGCACCTTAGTCAAAAACCGCGAGGCTTACATTGAACGCATTCACGGCGGTTACAAACGTGGTTTTGAGAGCAACGGCGTGGAATATATCGAAGGCTTTGCGCGCTTTGTAGACTCACGCACCGTTGAAGTCAACGGCGAGCGTATTACCGCCGACCATATTACCATCGCGGTTGGCGGCCGAGCCATTATTCCTGACGTGCCGGGTGCCGAATATGGTATCGATTCAGATGGCTTCTTTGCCTTAAACGAGCGTCCTAACAAAGCGGTTGTTATTGGCGCCGGTTACATTGCTGTAGAAATTGCTGGCGTGTTGCATGCACTGGGCACTGACGCGCATTTATTGGTGCGTGGTGACCGACCATTGCGTTACTTTGATCACGATATTACCAATGCCTTACTTGAGCGTCTCAAACAAGACGGTCCGCAGCTTCATACCGGTTGTGTTGTTGAGCGTGTCGAAAAGAATGACGATGGTTTACTTACTATTCATTGTGATAATGGTGAATCCATTGAAGGCGTCGATTGCTTAGTTTGGGCGATTGGTCGTGAACCAGCTACCGATAAAATCAACCTCGAAGCGGCCGGCGTGACCGCCGATGCCCATGGGTTTATTCGTACCGACAAGTATCAAAACACCAATGTCAAAGGTATTTATGCGGTGGGCGATATTACTGGTGAAGCACAGCTCACGCCGGTAGCTATTAAGGCAGGTCGCCTGTTAGCAGAGCGCTTGTTTAATAAAGATATGCCAGATGCACACATGGATTACAGCCAAATTCCTACCATCGTGTTTAGCCATCCAACCATTGGTACCGTTGGCTTAACCGAAGCCGAAGCTCGCGAAGTGCATGGTGATAACGTGACGGTATATCGTTCGCAGTTTGCAGCGATGTACAATGCCGTCACCCCACACCGCGCGTTGAGTACTTTCAAGCTCGTTTGCGTTGGCCCTGAAGAGCGTGTGATTGGTCTACACGGTATCGGCGAAGGCATGGATGAAATTCTACAAGGCTTTGCCGTCGCTATGAAGATGGGCGCAACCAAAGCCGATTTCGATGCCACGGTTGCACTTCATCCAACCAGCGCTGAAGAGTTTGTGACGCTACGCTAA
- a CDS encoding DNA-3-methyladenine glycosylase I, which translates to MKFDYFYERAMKRHGGEQAVKQRMPKLATKAELLEISDNQVLAEMTRCVFRAGFAWRVIENKWAGFEAAFAGFLPLYWQQVPPERIDELARDERIVRNLQKIATVPVNARMIVEVTEQHGSFGKFLAQWPSAEQAELLRFFKKHGARLGGTAAQHVLRRLGWDGYLLTPDNLTALRNHKLLDASPYSRRGAKQIQDTFNQWHNETGLPYSHLSRILSMTIDVKG; encoded by the coding sequence ATGAAATTTGATTATTTCTATGAACGCGCGATGAAACGTCATGGCGGTGAACAAGCGGTTAAACAGCGCATGCCAAAGCTGGCAACGAAAGCTGAACTTTTGGAAATCTCTGATAACCAGGTGCTTGCTGAAATGACCCGCTGTGTGTTTCGTGCCGGTTTCGCGTGGCGTGTTATTGAAAATAAATGGGCCGGGTTTGAAGCGGCTTTTGCTGGATTTTTACCACTGTACTGGCAACAAGTGCCACCAGAGCGAATTGATGAGCTGGCGCGTGACGAACGTATTGTGCGCAATCTACAAAAAATTGCGACGGTTCCGGTAAATGCTCGCATGATTGTTGAAGTTACTGAGCAGCACGGTAGTTTTGGGAAATTTTTGGCGCAATGGCCGTCAGCAGAACAAGCTGAGCTTTTGCGGTTCTTTAAAAAGCATGGCGCTCGCTTAGGTGGCACGGCTGCACAGCACGTACTTCGACGTCTTGGGTGGGATGGGTATTTACTAACTCCAGATAACCTAACGGCGTTGCGGAATCACAAATTGCTCGATGCGTCGCCATATAGCCGTCGCGGCGCAAAGCAAATTCAAGATACGTTTAATCAGTGGCATAACGAGACAGGGCTGCCATACAGCCATCTGTCTCGTATTTTGTCCATGACGATTGATGTAAAAGGTTAG
- a CDS encoding DUF3300 domain-containing protein, with protein MQIHQFKRGFSAVAMLCAMGVTGLAIAPQVAQAETSQQQVVYYSKAELDRLLAPIALYPDSLLSHVLIAATYPLEVVEAERWVRRHEHLSPQQALERAAGETWDASVKALVGTPEVLKQMSDDLQWTQAVGEAFLAQQDEVLERVQVLRDDAYVAGNLRSNEHVNVAREDRTIVIENVRREVVYVPYYDPRVVYGSWRWHDYQPVFWSRPTLTVSIGSGIYWGISYSIPSRYYFSHFYWPQRYVVINHHYYREPPKKRRDYYMTGKDSKRWYHNPRHRRGVDYRHRDLQPERPKYYMVSGGKFGRDEIVRPQVSQRALNNQRVMTSPRTQSAQPQVTTRNVVAQRNKRPEQDRIVRTLRDRKPAHVAAKSRPEVKVTPRNKSPQWGDSVARERNVRIQPKVKNRDVREPYMRTPKQSQLSQPTVRVTPRATPKPSYQQPRAAVKSAQRYDKPVKATPRGQVNRPANSNNRAKHNRMQDY; from the coding sequence ATGCAGATTCACCAATTTAAGCGTGGTTTCAGTGCTGTCGCAATGTTGTGTGCAATGGGAGTCACCGGACTCGCTATTGCACCTCAAGTAGCCCAGGCTGAAACGTCACAACAGCAAGTTGTCTATTATTCGAAAGCTGAATTAGATCGGCTGCTTGCCCCAATTGCGCTGTATCCCGACAGCCTACTGTCGCATGTACTTATTGCCGCAACGTATCCATTGGAAGTGGTTGAAGCGGAGCGCTGGGTGCGTCGCCATGAGCATTTATCTCCACAGCAGGCTTTAGAGCGTGCCGCTGGCGAAACGTGGGATGCAAGTGTGAAAGCTCTTGTCGGTACACCTGAAGTGCTGAAACAAATGAGCGATGATTTGCAGTGGACACAAGCTGTCGGCGAGGCATTTCTGGCACAGCAAGATGAGGTGCTAGAACGCGTGCAAGTGCTGCGTGATGACGCATATGTAGCAGGTAATTTGCGCTCCAATGAGCACGTCAATGTTGCCCGTGAAGATCGCACCATCGTGATCGAAAACGTTCGTCGTGAAGTGGTTTATGTACCTTACTATGACCCACGTGTGGTGTATGGCTCGTGGCGCTGGCATGATTACCAGCCAGTTTTCTGGTCGCGCCCAACACTCACTGTGAGTATTGGCTCAGGAATTTACTGGGGTATTAGTTACTCGATACCAAGCCGTTATTATTTTAGTCACTTCTATTGGCCGCAACGTTATGTGGTGATCAATCATCATTATTATCGTGAGCCGCCGAAAAAACGTCGTGATTATTATATGACGGGCAAAGATAGCAAACGCTGGTATCACAACCCACGCCATCGCCGTGGGGTTGATTATCGCCATCGTGATCTGCAGCCGGAGCGCCCGAAATACTATATGGTCAGCGGTGGTAAATTCGGTCGTGATGAAATTGTCAGACCTCAAGTGTCGCAGCGAGCTCTGAATAATCAGCGTGTAATGACGTCACCGCGTACACAATCGGCGCAACCGCAGGTTACTACTCGAAATGTTGTTGCCCAGCGCAATAAACGTCCAGAACAAGACCGCATTGTGCGTACGTTGCGCGATAGAAAACCCGCGCATGTGGCGGCGAAATCGCGACCTGAAGTGAAGGTGACACCACGCAATAAATCGCCTCAGTGGGGTGACTCAGTGGCACGTGAACGAAATGTTCGCATTCAACCTAAGGTGAAAAATCGAGACGTACGTGAGCCATACATGCGAACGCCGAAACAATCTCAGTTGAGTCAACCGACTGTGAGAGTGACGCCGCGGGCAACGCCGAAGCCCAGCTATCAACAGCCTCGTGCGGCAGTGAAAAGCGCGCAGCGTTATGATAAACCGGTGAAAGCTACGCCGCGTGGTCAGGTCAACCGGCCGGCAAACTCAAACAATCGAGCTAAGCATAACCGCATGCAGGATTATTAA